One window of Mediterraneibacter butyricigenes genomic DNA carries:
- a CDS encoding metal-dependent transcriptional regulator, with amino-acid sequence MHKNESAENYLEAILMLSKEQLEVRSIDVVNELGFKKSSVSVAMKKLRESGEIEMGPDGHITLTDSGLAIAEKILERHELISSWLERLGVDPETAVEDACGIEHVISAESFEAVKKYILAHQD; translated from the coding sequence ATGCACAAAAACGAATCCGCAGAGAATTATCTGGAAGCGATCCTGATGCTGAGCAAAGAACAACTGGAGGTTCGCTCCATTGATGTCGTAAATGAACTTGGCTTCAAAAAATCCAGCGTAAGCGTAGCCATGAAAAAACTTCGGGAAAGTGGAGAGATCGAGATGGGACCGGATGGTCACATTACCCTGACCGACAGCGGTCTGGCAATCGCAGAAAAGATTCTGGAACGTCACGAACTGATTTCCTCCTGGCTCGAAAGACTGGGGGTTGATCCGGAAACTGCTGTAGAAGATGCCTGTGGCATCGAACATGTAATCAGTGCCGAAAGTTTCGAAGCCGTCAAGAAATATATCCTGGCTCACCAGGATTGA
- a CDS encoding DUF6110 family protein, with protein sequence MSKFDVKKAGLFAGGVLFGTAGIKALSSKDAKKLYTNCTAAVLRAKECVMKTASTVQENAEDILAEAKQINEDRDAQEAATVEEAETAEETVEEAEEAETSEI encoded by the coding sequence ATGAGTAAATTTGATGTTAAAAAAGCAGGACTTTTCGCAGGTGGAGTATTATTCGGAACAGCAGGAATCAAAGCACTTTCCAGTAAAGATGCAAAGAAACTGTATACCAACTGTACAGCAGCCGTTTTAAGAGCAAAAGAGTGTGTGATGAAGACTGCATCTACCGTACAGGAAAATGCAGAGGACATTCTGGCAGAAGCAAAGCAGATCAATGAAGACAGAGATGCGCAGGAAGCAGCAACTGTAGAAGAGGCAGAAACAGCAGAAGAGACAGTAGAAGAAGCAGAAGAGGCGGAGACAAGTGAAATTTAA
- a CDS encoding heavy metal translocating P-type ATPase, translating to MKFKIKHEITGRIRIHMDQKKMTYQQADTLLYYLNDLPGVQEAKVYERTADAMIVYTGDRADLIKSLKVFTYDSVEVPDAVLVNSGRELNAVYQEKLMMKVLMRAGSKLFIPAPVRAVITSVKSIKYLYAGARSLAKGKLEVSVLDATAIGVSVLRKNYDTAGSVMFLLGIGEILEEWTHKKSVGDLARSMSLNITKVWLKNEDQEVLVDATQIQPGDRVVVHMGNVIPFDGIVETGEGMVNQASMTGEAQPVRKADGGYVYAGTVLEEGELEIRVKETGSSTRFEKIVTMIEESEKLKSSVESKAERLADRLVPYTLAGTALTYLITRNATKAIAVLMVDFSCALKMAMPISVLSAIREAQTHHITVKGGKYLEAVAEADTIVFDKTGTLTEARPTVKAIVPFIDESKENLLRLAACLEEHFPHSMAKAVVRAAKEHGLDHEEMHSKVEYIVAHGISSSVEGKKVIIGSSHFVFDDEGCQVEEGYKEAFEALPQEYSHLYLAIEGRLAAVICVEDPLRPEAKDMVNALKASGIKNVVMMTGDSERTAAAIAKRVGVDTYFAEVLPEDKAAFVEAEKAAGRKVIMVGDGINDSPALSAANVGIAISDGAEIAREIADITIGAEDLTQLVILKLLSNHLIKRIHCNYRKIVGINTGLILLGVFGMIPPTTSALLHNVSTLAISLDSMKNLLD from the coding sequence GTGAAATTTAAGATCAAACATGAGATAACCGGAAGAATCCGAATCCATATGGATCAGAAAAAGATGACATATCAGCAGGCCGATACGTTGCTTTATTATCTGAACGACCTGCCGGGTGTTCAGGAAGCAAAGGTATATGAACGGACAGCAGATGCCATGATCGTCTATACCGGGGATCGTGCAGATCTGATAAAAAGTCTGAAAGTCTTTACCTATGACAGCGTGGAGGTGCCGGATGCGGTTCTGGTAAACTCGGGAAGAGAGCTGAATGCGGTTTATCAGGAAAAACTGATGATGAAAGTCCTGATGCGTGCAGGAAGCAAGCTGTTTATCCCGGCACCGGTTCGTGCGGTGATTACCAGTGTGAAATCCATCAAATATCTTTACGCAGGAGCCAGAAGTCTTGCGAAAGGCAAGTTGGAAGTCTCAGTACTGGATGCAACAGCAATCGGAGTCTCTGTACTTCGAAAGAACTATGATACCGCGGGATCCGTCATGTTCCTGCTTGGAATCGGTGAGATTCTGGAGGAATGGACGCATAAGAAATCCGTGGGAGATCTGGCCCGCAGCATGTCTTTGAATATTACAAAGGTATGGCTGAAGAATGAGGATCAGGAAGTGCTGGTAGATGCAACACAGATCCAGCCGGGTGACCGGGTTGTGGTACATATGGGAAATGTCATCCCGTTTGACGGAATTGTAGAGACGGGAGAAGGAATGGTGAACCAGGCCTCCATGACAGGAGAGGCACAGCCGGTACGCAAGGCAGATGGCGGTTATGTATATGCCGGAACGGTACTGGAAGAAGGCGAGCTTGAGATCCGTGTCAAAGAGACCGGAAGTTCCACAAGATTTGAGAAGATCGTGACCATGATCGAAGAGTCCGAGAAGCTGAAATCTTCTGTAGAAAGCAAGGCGGAACGTCTGGCAGACCGATTGGTTCCTTATACACTGGCAGGTACGGCTCTGACTTACCTGATTACCAGAAATGCAACAAAAGCCATAGCGGTTCTGATGGTAGACTTTTCCTGTGCACTGAAGATGGCGATGCCGATTTCGGTACTTTCTGCAATCCGTGAGGCGCAGACCCATCACATTACCGTAAAGGGTGGAAAATACCTGGAAGCAGTTGCTGAGGCAGATACCATTGTATTCGATAAGACCGGTACTCTGACAGAAGCAAGACCGACCGTAAAAGCAATCGTACCGTTTATCGATGAGAGCAAGGAAAATCTTCTGAGACTGGCAGCATGCCTGGAAGAACATTTTCCACATTCCATGGCGAAAGCCGTGGTTCGCGCTGCAAAAGAGCATGGACTGGATCATGAGGAAATGCATTCCAAGGTAGAATATATTGTGGCACATGGAATTTCTTCCTCTGTGGAGGGAAAGAAAGTCATTATCGGAAGTTCGCATTTTGTCTTTGATGATGAAGGATGCCAGGTTGAGGAAGGATATAAAGAAGCATTTGAGGCTCTGCCCCAGGAGTATTCTCATCTGTATCTGGCGATTGAAGGCAGGCTGGCAGCCGTGATCTGTGTGGAAGATCCGCTCAGACCGGAAGCAAAAGATATGGTAAATGCGCTGAAAGCCTCAGGTATCAAAAATGTCGTGATGATGACCGGTGACAGTGAGCGTACGGCGGCAGCTATCGCAAAGCGTGTAGGAGTCGATACCTATTTTGCAGAAGTTCTGCCGGAAGATAAGGCAGCTTTTGTAGAGGCGGAGAAGGCTGCGGGTCGGAAAGTCATCATGGTTGGAGACGGAATCAATGATTCCCCGGCACTTTCCGCAGCAAATGTAGGGATCGCTATCAGTGACGGCGCAGAGATCGCTCGTGAGATCGCAGACATTACGATCGGTGCGGAAGATCTGACCCAGCTTGTGATCCTGAAGCTTTTGAGCAATCATCTGATCAAGAGGATCCATTGCAATTATCGGAAAATCGTAGGAATCAATACAGGACTGATTCTGTTAGGTGTTTTTGGGATGATCCCGCCGACAACCTCAGCATTACTGCACAATGTATCCACATTGGCAATCAGTCTGGACAGTATGAAAAACCTCTTGGATTAG
- the tsaA gene encoding tRNA (N6-threonylcarbamoyladenosine(37)-N6)-methyltransferase TrmO, translated as MEVKPIAYIHNDFVSKFGIPRQSLLVGVTSRIVFEEEYRFPEAVRGLEGYSHLWILWEFSENKKCTWHPTVRPPRLGGNERMGVFATRSPFRPNSIGLSCVEILSVTVDSEVGPVITVKGADLMNGTPILDLKPYLPYADTHPEATGGFAEQDAVKNRRLRVEISEACSKEIQEKFGQSTEKLETLKEILAQDPRPAYQDDPDRVYGMKYGELEVKFQVKDGILRVISMEDRRF; from the coding sequence ATGGAAGTGAAACCGATCGCATATATTCATAATGATTTTGTAAGTAAATTCGGGATTCCCCGGCAGAGTCTGCTTGTGGGTGTTACTTCCAGGATTGTATTTGAAGAGGAATATCGATTCCCGGAGGCGGTGAGAGGACTGGAAGGATACAGTCATCTTTGGATCCTCTGGGAATTTTCGGAAAATAAAAAATGCACCTGGCATCCGACGGTTCGTCCGCCAAGACTGGGCGGAAATGAAAGAATGGGTGTGTTTGCCACAAGGTCACCGTTTCGCCCGAATTCCATCGGGCTTTCCTGCGTGGAGATTCTTTCGGTAACTGTGGATTCGGAAGTGGGACCGGTGATCACTGTGAAAGGTGCGGATCTGATGAACGGAACTCCGATACTGGATCTGAAACCGTATTTGCCTTATGCAGATACCCATCCGGAAGCGACCGGAGGATTTGCAGAACAGGATGCAGTGAAGAACAGAAGACTTCGCGTAGAAATCTCAGAAGCATGTTCAAAGGAGATTCAGGAGAAATTTGGACAGAGTACAGAGAAACTGGAAACTTTGAAAGAAATTCTTGCGCAGGATCCTCGTCCCGCATATCAGGATGATCCGGATCGAGTCTATGGGATGAAATATGGAGAACTGGAAGTGAAATTTCAGGTGAAGGATGGGATTCTCCGGGTTATCTCGATGGAAGATAGAAGATTCTAG
- the amrB gene encoding AmmeMemoRadiSam system protein B has translation MGIVGAYMVPHPKELIPDIGRGKEWKYPRTIEAYRRIAQEIREIEPETILVISPHAALFQDYFHIFPEQSVHGDFQGEGAGQIRFDLSNDTELVNEIERLAEGKGFPAGTKGQADEFLDVGTMVPLYFIQQVYSKFKLVRIGISDLSDANHQFFGRMIARATENTDRRVVVLASGDLSHRLLPDSPYGYMPEGKVYDEALMKVMGEGDFFYMKDLPPALRNAAGECGHRAFLILSGILQETDYQAEAVSYESPYGIGHGVCAYYIREKDDPYVKIAKKALQTYVRTKEQEIPLYHLPREMEGKKGGVYVSLYVNGILRGSMGTVEATQDSLAQEIVKNTISAGAFDPRHQPITEEELESVEYSVEVVSEPEIVTSARELDAKRYGVIVTNGWDRGIVLPGRGNVRGQVEKAMVQAGISEKEPVQIKRFELEEHRGS, from the coding sequence ATGGGAATTGTGGGAGCTTATATGGTTCCGCATCCAAAGGAATTGATTCCGGACATCGGAAGAGGAAAGGAATGGAAATATCCGAGAACAATCGAGGCTTATCGCAGAATTGCACAGGAGATCCGGGAGATTGAACCGGAGACGATTCTGGTAATCTCACCTCATGCGGCATTGTTTCAGGATTATTTTCACATTTTTCCGGAACAGAGTGTCCATGGAGATTTTCAGGGAGAGGGAGCCGGACAGATTCGGTTTGACCTGTCAAATGATACAGAACTGGTGAATGAGATCGAACGCCTGGCAGAAGGAAAAGGTTTTCCGGCAGGTACGAAAGGACAGGCGGATGAATTTTTGGATGTGGGAACCATGGTACCACTGTATTTTATTCAACAGGTGTATTCGAAATTTAAACTGGTTCGCATCGGAATTTCAGATCTTTCCGATGCCAATCATCAGTTTTTTGGAAGAATGATTGCAAGGGCTACGGAAAATACGGATCGAAGAGTTGTTGTACTGGCAAGCGGAGATCTGTCGCATCGACTGCTGCCGGACAGTCCTTACGGATATATGCCGGAAGGAAAAGTCTATGATGAGGCATTGATGAAAGTGATGGGAGAAGGGGATTTCTTCTATATGAAAGATCTTCCGCCTGCACTTCGAAATGCTGCCGGGGAATGCGGACACCGGGCATTTCTGATTCTGTCGGGGATTTTACAGGAAACAGACTATCAGGCAGAAGCAGTTTCTTATGAAAGCCCTTATGGAATCGGACATGGAGTCTGTGCCTATTATATCCGGGAAAAGGATGATCCTTATGTGAAGATTGCGAAGAAGGCGTTGCAGACTTATGTCAGAACGAAGGAGCAGGAGATTCCGCTGTATCATCTTCCGCGGGAGATGGAAGGAAAAAAGGGCGGCGTTTATGTCTCTTTATATGTAAACGGAATTCTGAGAGGCTCTATGGGGACGGTGGAAGCAACACAGGATTCTCTGGCGCAGGAAATTGTAAAAAATACGATCAGTGCCGGAGCGTTTGACCCGAGACATCAGCCGATCACGGAAGAAGAACTGGAGAGCGTGGAGTACAGTGTGGAAGTGGTTTCAGAGCCGGAAATTGTTACCAGTGCCAGAGAACTGGATGCAAAGCGTTATGGAGTGATCGTCACCAATGGGTGGGATCGCGGAATCGTATTGCCGGGAAGAGGAAATGTGCGCGGCCAGGTGGAAAAAGCCATGGTTCAGGCGGGAATTTCCGAGAAGGAGCCGGTGCAGATCAAACGGTTTGAGCTGGAAGAACACCGGGGAAGCTGA
- a CDS encoding nucleotidyltransferase family protein has protein sequence MSKATLVIMAAGIGSRFGGGIKQLEAMGPNGEIIMDYSIYDAKEAGFDKVVFVIRKDLEKDFKEVIGNRIEKVIDVDYAYQELSDIPEEYKEIFKDRTKPWGTGQAILCCKDLVKEPFLVINADDYYGKEAYKEAYQYLMEEQAASDKMQLGMVGFVLGNTLSDNGSVTRGVCKVDENGMLSDIVETHNIVKTAEGAGVEEDGQVRALDMTSPVSMNMWALRPEIFEVLETRFKEFLAALPEEELKAEYLLPTIIGDLLEKEEAQVKVLKSNDKWFGVTYKEDKESVVASIKELLDAGMYPNM, from the coding sequence ATGTCTAAGGCAACATTGGTAATCATGGCAGCCGGAATCGGCAGCAGATTTGGTGGGGGAATCAAGCAGTTGGAGGCCATGGGACCGAATGGTGAGATCATTATGGATTATTCCATTTATGATGCAAAAGAAGCCGGATTTGACAAAGTAGTATTTGTCATCCGTAAAGATCTGGAAAAAGATTTCAAGGAAGTTATCGGAAACCGGATCGAGAAAGTGATCGATGTGGATTATGCATATCAGGAACTGTCAGATATTCCGGAGGAATATAAAGAAATCTTCAAAGACCGGACAAAACCGTGGGGAACCGGTCAGGCAATCCTTTGCTGTAAGGATCTGGTAAAAGAGCCGTTCCTGGTGATCAACGCAGATGATTACTATGGAAAAGAAGCTTATAAAGAAGCTTATCAGTATCTGATGGAAGAGCAGGCAGCATCCGACAAGATGCAGCTTGGAATGGTAGGATTTGTCCTTGGAAATACCCTGAGCGACAACGGATCTGTGACAAGAGGTGTCTGCAAGGTTGATGAAAACGGAATGCTTTCTGATATTGTAGAGACACATAATATCGTGAAGACAGCAGAAGGTGCCGGAGTGGAAGAAGACGGACAGGTTCGTGCACTTGATATGACTTCTCCGGTTTCTATGAATATGTGGGCACTTCGTCCTGAGATTTTTGAAGTGCTGGAAACAAGATTCAAAGAATTCCTGGCAGCTCTGCCGGAGGAAGAACTGAAAGCAGAATATCTGCTTCCGACCATTATCGGAGATCTTCTGGAAAAGGAAGAGGCTCAGGTAAAAGTCCTGAAATCCAACGATAAATGGTTCGGTGTAACTTATAAAGAGGATAAAGAGTCGGTAGTAGCATCCATCAAAGAACTGCTGGATGCCGGAATGTATCCAAATATGTAA
- a CDS encoding Na+/H+ antiporter NhaC family protein, which yields MDGSMFVGTWWSLVPPLLAILLAFITKEVYSSLFIGISVGALLYTGFHPWNAITSLFEIMESSMNLNILIFDVMLGMIIVLMAKSGGSAAYGNWAGKKIKSKKQASLATMGLGILIFVDDYFNCLTVGSVMRPVTDRYKVSRAKLAYLIDATAAPVCIIAPISSWAAAVNSYVPEDAGITGFQLFMRTIPYNLYALLTLAMVFLVIVMNFDFGQMKIHEMNAAKGDLFTSGGEEFEHAEDDDMRKDGKVRDLALPVLVLIVSSVSAMIYTGYLDGATNVIDAFAGCNAEVSLIFSTFVTVIFMLFLYLPRKVITFKEFMGCFVEGFRLMIPAISILIFAWTLKGIGDALGIAAFVGGLVDANASANVVLPVIMFVIAIFLAFSTGTSWGTFAILVPIVTAMFNHGEGLEMMIISVSAVLAGAVCGDHVSPISDTTVMSSAGAQSNHLNHVSTQMQYAAVVAIICIIGYLIAGITKIWWLTLGISLAILVVTLMVIKRISEKKYPSEAE from the coding sequence ATGGACGGTTCAATGTTTGTGGGGACATGGTGGTCTTTGGTGCCGCCGCTTTTGGCAATTTTACTTGCCTTTATAACAAAAGAAGTATATAGTTCACTGTTTATCGGAATCAGTGTAGGTGCATTGCTTTATACAGGATTTCATCCGTGGAATGCGATCACCTCTCTGTTTGAGATCATGGAATCCAGCATGAATCTGAACATCCTGATCTTCGATGTCATGCTTGGAATGATCATTGTTCTGATGGCAAAATCAGGAGGTTCCGCCGCTTACGGTAACTGGGCGGGAAAGAAGATCAAGTCGAAAAAGCAGGCTTCACTGGCTACGATGGGACTCGGAATCCTGATCTTTGTGGATGACTATTTTAACTGTCTGACGGTCGGATCCGTTATGCGTCCGGTTACAGACCGGTATAAAGTTTCCCGTGCAAAACTGGCTTATCTGATCGATGCCACCGCAGCACCGGTATGTATTATTGCACCGATCTCCAGTTGGGCGGCAGCCGTAAATTCCTACGTTCCGGAAGATGCCGGAATTACAGGATTTCAGCTGTTTATGCGGACAATTCCTTACAACTTGTATGCACTTCTGACACTGGCAATGGTATTCCTGGTGATCGTGATGAATTTTGATTTCGGACAGATGAAAATTCATGAAATGAATGCGGCAAAGGGGGATCTCTTTACCAGTGGTGGAGAAGAGTTTGAGCATGCAGAAGACGACGATATGAGAAAAGACGGAAAAGTAAGAGATCTGGCACTTCCTGTGCTGGTGCTGATAGTTTCTTCTGTCAGTGCAATGATCTATACCGGATATCTGGATGGAGCGACCAATGTGATCGATGCATTTGCCGGATGTAATGCCGAGGTCAGCCTGATCTTCTCTACTTTTGTGACAGTTATCTTTATGCTGTTCTTATATTTGCCGAGAAAAGTTATTACCTTTAAAGAATTCATGGGATGCTTCGTGGAAGGTTTCCGCCTGATGATTCCGGCTATTTCAATCCTGATCTTTGCATGGACATTGAAAGGAATCGGTGATGCTCTTGGAATCGCAGCTTTCGTAGGAGGTCTGGTAGATGCCAATGCATCTGCAAACGTAGTTCTTCCGGTGATCATGTTTGTGATCGCGATCTTCCTGGCATTTTCAACCGGTACTTCCTGGGGAACTTTTGCAATTCTGGTTCCGATCGTAACTGCAATGTTCAACCATGGAGAAGGTCTGGAAATGATGATCATTTCTGTATCTGCTGTATTGGCAGGAGCAGTTTGCGGAGACCACGTATCTCCGATTTCCGATACGACGGTTATGTCATCAGCCGGAGCACAGAGTAATCATCTGAACCACGTATCCACTCAGATGCAGTATGCGGCAGTGGTAGCGATAATCTGTATCATTGGTTATCTGATCGCGGGTATTACAAAGATCTGGTGGCTGACACTTGGAATCAGTCTGGCAATTTTGGTTGTGACGCTGATGGTGATCAAACGGATCTCAGAAAAGAAATATCCGTCGGAGGCAGAATAA
- a CDS encoding C39 family peptidase, producing the protein MSKTLISVPYIDQSVKYPTGCESVSTVMLLQFLGVSITVDEFIENDLKKEAFETRNGELFGPDPRECFVGSPYDDESFGCYAPVIKESLEHVLGEEYRVLNKTGTDTKELIRDYIDRGMPVIYWACINMREPIVGPEWKLKKTGETFTWISNEHCMLLVGYDEENYYFNDPYENHGVIGYPKAVVEKRYAAQHMQAVVVEKR; encoded by the coding sequence TTGAGCAAAACATTGATTTCAGTTCCCTATATTGACCAGAGTGTAAAGTATCCCACCGGGTGTGAAAGTGTATCTACGGTGATGTTGCTTCAGTTTCTGGGTGTCTCCATTACCGTGGATGAGTTTATTGAAAATGATCTGAAAAAAGAAGCGTTTGAGACACGAAACGGAGAACTTTTCGGACCGGATCCGAGAGAATGTTTTGTGGGAAGTCCGTACGATGACGAGTCTTTCGGATGTTACGCGCCGGTGATCAAAGAAAGTCTGGAACATGTTCTGGGAGAAGAGTATCGGGTTCTTAATAAGACCGGTACAGATACCAAAGAGCTGATCCGGGATTATATTGATCGGGGAATGCCGGTGATCTACTGGGCATGTATTAATATGAGAGAACCGATCGTCGGACCGGAATGGAAACTGAAAAAGACCGGAGAGACCTTTACCTGGATCTCCAATGAGCATTGTATGCTCCTGGTCGGATATGACGAAGAGAATTATTATTTCAATGATCCATATGAAAATCACGGAGTGATCGGTTATCCGAAAGCAGTGGTAGAAAAACGTTATGCAGCTCAGCATATGCAGGCTGTAGTGGTGGAAAAAAGATAA
- a CDS encoding MBL fold metallo-hydrolase, protein MKLTILGTGNALVTKCYNTCFVLSDNNRHLLVDGGGGSEILARLEKAEIDWHDIKDIFVTHKHIDHLLGIIWMIRIITQNMAKGKYEEEVNLYAHEEVIEILQNMANTLLVKKTTKFIGDRFHMITVKDGESREIIGHNVTFFDIQSTKAKQFGFSMDLGNGEKLTCCGDEPYCDYEEPYAKDSTWLLHEAFCLYSQADIFSPYEKHHSTVKDACELAQSLNVKNLILYHTEDKNIKNRKELYMQEGRPYFDGNLYVPDDMEMIEL, encoded by the coding sequence GTGAAACTTACAATTCTTGGAACCGGTAATGCACTGGTCACAAAATGCTACAACACTTGTTTTGTCTTAAGTGACAACAACCGGCATCTTCTGGTAGACGGTGGTGGAGGAAGCGAAATCCTTGCCCGTCTGGAAAAAGCCGAGATCGACTGGCATGATATTAAAGATATCTTCGTCACCCACAAGCACATCGATCATCTTCTGGGCATTATCTGGATGATCCGTATCATTACCCAAAATATGGCAAAAGGCAAATACGAAGAAGAGGTAAATCTTTACGCCCACGAAGAAGTGATTGAGATCCTTCAGAATATGGCAAATACACTGCTTGTAAAGAAAACCACCAAATTTATCGGAGATCGTTTCCATATGATCACGGTAAAAGACGGAGAATCCAGAGAAATCATCGGTCATAACGTCACCTTTTTTGACATCCAGTCCACCAAAGCCAAACAGTTCGGTTTTTCTATGGATTTGGGAAATGGCGAAAAGCTGACCTGCTGCGGCGATGAACCCTACTGCGACTACGAGGAGCCTTACGCCAAAGACAGCACATGGTTGCTACATGAAGCGTTCTGTCTCTATTCCCAGGCAGACATTTTCAGTCCTTATGAGAAACATCATTCTACAGTAAAGGATGCCTGTGAGCTGGCTCAGAGCTTAAATGTCAAAAATCTGATCCTGTATCACACCGAAGATAAGAATATCAAGAACCGGAAAGAACTTTATATGCAGGAAGGCAGACCATATTTCGATGGCAACCTGTATGTTCCGGACGATATGGAAATGATTGAGTTATAA
- a CDS encoding TMEM198/TM7SF3 family protein produces the protein MNEVINQLQNLNLESLGGTYAEKIDWIRQEGMIPAIVILAVAVITCFFGWKLIRVWGALSGFEIGAAIGGVAGSVIFGINEKAVFAAMAGAVIGLILFAVWKRGAIFVVTLVFGLNSVLGVLGSKQLLLTGIVAVVSLILAIVAEFFSAPVVILLSSIYGGILAGVSVGALVPNFSLISYIAGVVATVLGIVVQFMLESRKKVKQNVAKAKRIRDAESTENEVDRARYIIDHLDEVEDEVEYDEDDEYLDDDEYDDDEYLDEDEYEDDNIEYIEDEEEYEDEDAEYLDEEEYEDEDAEYLDDEEYDEEDVEYLDEDEDIEYLDDEE, from the coding sequence ATGAACGAAGTAATCAATCAGCTCCAGAATCTTAATCTGGAGAGTTTAGGCGGAACTTATGCAGAAAAAATAGACTGGATTCGTCAGGAAGGTATGATTCCGGCAATTGTCATACTGGCAGTCGCTGTGATCACCTGTTTCTTCGGATGGAAACTGATCCGTGTGTGGGGAGCGCTGTCCGGTTTCGAGATCGGAGCAGCAATCGGCGGAGTTGCCGGATCTGTGATCTTTGGAATAAATGAAAAAGCAGTCTTTGCTGCGATGGCAGGAGCCGTGATTGGTCTGATCCTGTTTGCGGTATGGAAACGCGGAGCAATCTTTGTGGTGACGCTGGTCTTTGGACTGAACAGCGTGCTTGGAGTACTTGGTTCCAAACAGCTTCTGCTTACAGGAATTGTGGCAGTGGTGAGTCTGATTCTGGCGATTGTGGCAGAGTTTTTCAGTGCACCGGTAGTGATCTTGCTGTCCAGTATCTATGGCGGAATATTGGCTGGAGTTTCAGTGGGCGCACTGGTTCCGAATTTCAGTCTGATCAGTTATATCGCGGGTGTTGTGGCAACCGTACTTGGAATCGTGGTACAGTTTATGCTGGAATCCCGTAAAAAAGTAAAACAGAATGTGGCGAAAGCCAAAAGAATCCGGGATGCAGAGTCTACGGAAAATGAAGTGGACCGTGCAAGATATATTATTGACCATCTGGATGAAGTAGAAGACGAAGTCGAATATGACGAGGATGATGAGTATCTGGATGACGATGAATATGATGACGATGAATATCTGGACGAGGATGAATATGAAGATGATAACATCGAGTATATAGAAGATGAGGAAGAGTATGAGGATGAAGACGCCGAGTATCTGGATGAAGAAGAATACGAGGATGAAGACGCTGAGTATTTAGACGATGAAGAATACGACGAGGAAGATGTTGAGTATTTGGACGAGGATGAAGACATCGAATATTTGGATGATGAAGAATAA
- a CDS encoding PHP domain-containing protein: protein MKIDMHCHVKEGSVDSRVSLDEYITLLKKHGFQGMVITDHDTYQGYRHWKNQLKEKHPDFVVLKGIEYDTRDAGHILVIMPEGVKMRLLEMRGMRASVLIDLVHRNGGVLGPAHPCGEKYMSFTNTKCYYNTPELIKRFDFIEAFNACESKESNAGALKLAEKYGKVKVGGSDSHKPDCVGKGYTILPEPVTCETELISMIHRKVSFETGGTLYTKTTKEKMGRINKVLAYSFWIYNKSGELIKRSRRNKKMYVENPYDPIDPVELYYMNGSEYDSDQNWK, encoded by the coding sequence ATGAAGATAGATATGCATTGTCATGTAAAAGAAGGATCCGTGGACAGTCGGGTCAGTCTGGATGAATATATCACGCTGTTAAAAAAGCATGGCTTTCAGGGAATGGTGATCACAGACCATGATACGTATCAGGGATATCGCCACTGGAAAAATCAACTGAAGGAAAAGCATCCGGATTTTGTGGTGTTGAAAGGGATTGAATATGATACCAGAGATGCAGGCCATATCCTGGTGATTATGCCGGAGGGTGTGAAGATGCGCCTGTTGGAGATGAGGGGTATGAGAGCATCTGTATTGATCGATCTGGTGCACCGCAACGGTGGTGTGCTGGGGCCGGCCCATCCCTGCGGAGAAAAATATATGAGTTTTACCAATACAAAGTGCTATTACAATACGCCGGAGCTGATCAAACGGTTTGATTTTATCGAAGCATTCAATGCCTGTGAATCGAAGGAATCAAACGCGGGAGCTTTAAAACTGGCGGAAAAGTATGGAAAGGTAAAGGTTGGCGGCAGCGATTCCCACAAACCGGATTGCGTGGGCAAGGGATATACGATCCTTCCGGAGCCTGTGACCTGTGAGACGGAACTGATTTCCATGATCCATCGTAAAGTCAGTTTTGAAACGGGTGGTACCTTGTATACCAAGACGACGAAGGAGAAAATGGGTCGGATCAATAAGGTGTTGGCTTACTCTTTCTGGATATATAATAAGAGTGGAGAACTGATAAAACGTTCCCGGAGAAATAAGAAAATGTATGTGGAAAATCCCTATGATCCGATTGATCCGGTGGAACTGTATTATATGAATGGTTCGGAATATGATTCGGACCAGAACTGGAAATAA